A window of the Dissulfurirhabdus thermomarina genome harbors these coding sequences:
- a CDS encoding HDOD domain-containing protein, with amino-acid sequence MAISIAQRFDDLEELPTIPQILNRVLHEVDSATSTAASLEKVIRDDPMLTAKILRMANSPYYGLAGEVNSIARAVMVLGFEEVRNLVVALALGGAFSGDLGIPGVDAADLWMHSVGTGRAASMLAERVGLDADELFTAGLLHDIGRLLMCMYFKDEMKEIMALQIQRGVSLNQAEAEFGLSHGEVGAYLTTRWGFGDFLSTVVRYHHNPQGAGPHAKAASAVFLADGLCRKVGLGASIGEDPDQKLLVPKALGIGGEDIKKIALRLKSEKAHLLESWGQVIAA; translated from the coding sequence ATGGCCATTTCGATCGCGCAACGCTTCGACGATCTCGAGGAACTGCCGACCATTCCGCAGATCCTCAACAGGGTGCTGCACGAGGTGGACAGTGCCACCTCCACCGCGGCCTCCCTGGAAAAGGTCATCCGGGACGACCCGATGCTCACGGCCAAGATCCTCCGCATGGCCAATTCGCCGTATTACGGCCTGGCGGGGGAGGTGAACAGCATCGCCCGGGCGGTGATGGTCCTGGGCTTCGAGGAGGTCCGGAACCTGGTGGTCGCCCTGGCCCTGGGCGGCGCCTTTTCCGGTGACCTCGGGATCCCCGGCGTGGACGCCGCCGACCTCTGGATGCACTCGGTGGGCACGGGCCGGGCGGCGAGCATGCTGGCAGAGCGGGTCGGCCTGGATGCGGACGAGCTCTTCACGGCAGGGCTCTTGCATGACATCGGGCGGCTGCTCATGTGCATGTACTTCAAGGACGAGATGAAAGAGATCATGGCGCTCCAGATCCAGCGCGGCGTCTCCCTGAACCAGGCCGAGGCGGAATTCGGCCTCTCCCACGGGGAGGTGGGGGCCTACCTCACCACGCGCTGGGGCTTCGGAGACTTTCTCTCCACGGTGGTCCGCTACCATCACAACCCCCAGGGGGCGGGTCCGCACGCGAAGGCGGCCTCCGCCGTGTTCCTGGCCGACGGGTTGTGCCGAAAGGTGGGGCTCGGCGCCTCCATCGGGGAAGACCCCGACCAGAAGTTGTTGGTCCCCAAGGCCCTGGGGATCGGGGGCGAGGACATCAAGAAGATCGCCCTCAGGCTCAAGAGTGAAAAGGCCCACCTCCTCGAGAGCTGGGGCCAGGTCATCGCAGCCTGA
- a CDS encoding chemotaxis protein CheB, protein MEQERKIRVLVVDDTAFMRKALVEILSRDEGIEVVGVARHGQEALEAIEQLRPDVVTMDVDMPVMDGLTAVKHIMVRHPLPVVMLSGLGGHGGVTLEALRLGAVDFFPKPSGTISLDIHEQADQLLQVVKQAARVNSAAIRRVRLAEIRDFEVDGRGASVPGAVVIGAQQGSAGSLIRILDTVTPRFPIGLLVVQELSPPVLKSYAGELQRVIPWRLRVGEEGPVEKGACYVSSYDRPLALEPEGEAQAVRVVTLTDQEGALDGLFSQAAGIYKDKCLAILLGGAGMDGVEGLRAVHEAGGRTLVLKPEECVHGEASEAAIRQGVVDEAVMEHELPERIEAFGRQLWLEMAARKRRNRPNEAVQIDE, encoded by the coding sequence GTGGAGCAGGAGCGGAAGATCCGGGTGCTGGTGGTGGACGACACGGCCTTCATGCGAAAGGCCCTGGTGGAGATCCTCTCCCGGGACGAAGGCATCGAGGTGGTGGGGGTGGCCCGGCACGGCCAGGAGGCCCTGGAGGCCATCGAGCAGCTCCGGCCCGACGTCGTGACCATGGACGTGGACATGCCCGTCATGGACGGCCTCACCGCGGTGAAGCACATCATGGTGCGCCATCCCCTGCCGGTGGTCATGCTGAGCGGCCTCGGGGGGCACGGCGGCGTCACGCTGGAGGCCCTTCGGCTCGGGGCCGTGGACTTCTTCCCGAAGCCCTCCGGGACCATCTCCCTGGACATCCACGAGCAGGCCGACCAGCTGCTCCAGGTGGTCAAGCAGGCGGCCCGGGTCAACTCCGCCGCCATCCGCCGGGTCCGGCTCGCCGAGATTCGAGACTTCGAGGTGGACGGCCGGGGGGCCTCCGTCCCGGGGGCCGTGGTGATCGGCGCCCAGCAGGGATCGGCCGGGAGCCTCATCCGCATCCTCGATACCGTGACCCCCCGGTTCCCCATCGGCTTGTTGGTGGTCCAGGAGCTGTCCCCCCCGGTGCTCAAGTCCTACGCCGGCGAACTCCAGCGGGTCATCCCGTGGCGGCTCCGGGTGGGGGAAGAAGGGCCCGTGGAGAAGGGCGCCTGCTATGTCTCCAGTTACGACCGGCCCCTGGCCCTCGAGCCCGAGGGAGAGGCCCAGGCCGTCCGGGTGGTGACCCTCACGGACCAGGAAGGGGCGCTGGACGGGCTCTTTTCCCAGGCGGCGGGTATCTACAAGGACAAGTGCCTCGCCATCCTCCTCGGCGGCGCGGGCATGGACGGCGTGGAGGGGCTTCGGGCCGTTCACGAGGCCGGAGGACGCACCCTGGTCCTGAAGCCAGAGGAGTGCGTCCACGGCGAGGCCTCGGAGGCGGCCATCCGGCAAGGGGTCGTGGACGAGGCGGTGATGGAACACGAGCTTCCGGAGCGGATCGAGGCCTTCGGCCGGCAGCTCTGGCTCGAGATGGCCGCGCGGAAGCGGCGCAACCGGCCGAACGAGGCGGTACAGATCGACGAGTGA
- a CDS encoding chemotaxis protein CheB — protein MSKKTGKAAQASGDKVKVLVVDDSQLMCRILEKILSGDPRFEVVGQALSGKEALRMLSETDCDVITLDVEMPEMNGLTALKHIMIKQPKPTLMVSAFTAEGAKVTFDALRYGAVDFFQKPSQEGGGDLEAQADVLRSRILRASRVQVGAARYLRLQRVAEVECAEAEAEGLGGVAVMATSTGGYASLLSVLPQMCRPPKGPLLISMGTPAAFLGAFVDYVNPFVPFPVERAGHESLLRPGHAYVLGSDEAPAIEQRGDGYYLLLGERTKDMGDEGGVDLLLFSASEHFGDKVLAVFLSGDGTEGLSGAKEVKRTGGRIQVQRPETCLCPELPRKVLDEVDGETLATGEIAHRLENWCGPEGGE, from the coding sequence ATGTCCAAGAAGACGGGTAAGGCCGCTCAGGCATCCGGGGACAAGGTGAAGGTCCTCGTGGTGGACGATTCCCAGCTGATGTGCCGGATCCTGGAGAAGATCCTGTCCGGGGATCCCCGGTTCGAGGTGGTGGGGCAGGCCCTGAGCGGCAAGGAGGCACTCCGGATGCTCTCCGAGACCGACTGCGACGTCATCACCCTCGACGTCGAGATGCCCGAGATGAACGGTCTCACGGCGCTCAAGCACATCATGATCAAGCAGCCGAAGCCCACCCTCATGGTGAGCGCCTTCACCGCCGAGGGGGCCAAGGTGACCTTCGACGCCCTCCGGTACGGGGCCGTGGACTTCTTCCAGAAGCCCTCCCAGGAGGGCGGCGGCGACCTCGAGGCCCAGGCCGACGTGCTCCGTTCGCGCATCCTTCGGGCCTCCCGGGTCCAGGTGGGGGCGGCCCGCTACCTCCGGCTCCAGCGGGTGGCGGAGGTCGAGTGCGCCGAGGCCGAGGCCGAGGGGCTGGGCGGCGTCGCCGTCATGGCCACATCCACGGGGGGCTATGCCTCCCTGCTCTCGGTGCTGCCCCAGATGTGCCGGCCGCCGAAGGGGCCGCTCCTCATCTCCATGGGGACCCCGGCGGCCTTCCTCGGGGCCTTCGTGGACTACGTGAACCCCTTCGTGCCCTTCCCGGTGGAACGGGCGGGGCACGAGAGCCTCCTCAGGCCCGGGCATGCCTACGTGCTCGGCAGCGACGAGGCGCCGGCCATCGAGCAGCGGGGGGACGGCTACTACCTTCTCCTCGGCGAGCGTACCAAGGACATGGGCGACGAGGGCGGCGTGGACCTCCTCCTCTTTTCCGCCAGCGAGCACTTCGGGGACAAGGTCCTGGCCGTCTTCCTCTCGGGGGACGGAACGGAGGGGCTCAGCGGGGCCAAGGAGGTCAAGCGGACCGGCGGGCGCATCCAGGTCCAGCGCCCGGAGACGTGCCTTTGTCCCGAGCTGCCCCGGAAGGTCCTCGACGAGGTGGACGGGGAGACCCTCGCCACCGGCGAGATCGCCCACCGACTCGAGAACTGGTGCGGCCCGGAGGGGGGTGAATGA
- a CDS encoding response regulator, with amino-acid sequence MSTAPNWATLDLLLEEEPVQGFSGWLQELSLADVVQLACLEGGERVLIVRHGDQEGEIYFAGGEIVHAAYSGGTGQDAFFDILSWPSGSFWFRPGVAPERSIDAPWNFMLIEALRLADERRRKAAMAGDDHLKVLVVDDSPLVCKAMRKILEEGLNVEVVAEANNGRAALEMIEQHRPDLLTLDVNMPVMGGDVALMHIMIRSPAPVVLVSGLDARGAARVMEFLRLGAVDFVPKPEQASEWQRVAGRLNRSLNYAKQFSVHCVRRARSPKKVTEKARPGMPARRLAVVIGGIGGLLEAQKILPALPALQSTSVLVVQDMIADLVPHMSAYIDKFSALAVSPLQSGAPLLSSQCWLANWDAAWEVVADADGAAIRREEDGGEGLDAGRLLRSAAEAFGASLLVVVLSGTDLDLEDGLQSVVKKGGRILLQDPAGCLMPGPVENLRELELEDGVIEPEKVPETLAEWDRGG; translated from the coding sequence ATGAGCACGGCGCCGAACTGGGCCACCCTGGATCTCCTGCTCGAGGAGGAGCCCGTCCAGGGTTTCAGCGGCTGGCTCCAGGAGCTGTCGCTGGCGGACGTCGTGCAGCTGGCGTGCCTCGAGGGCGGCGAACGGGTGCTCATCGTCCGGCACGGGGACCAGGAGGGCGAGATCTACTTCGCCGGCGGCGAGATCGTCCACGCCGCCTATTCCGGCGGGACGGGCCAGGACGCCTTCTTCGACATCCTGAGCTGGCCGTCCGGCTCTTTCTGGTTCCGGCCGGGGGTGGCGCCCGAAAGGAGCATAGACGCCCCTTGGAACTTCATGCTCATCGAGGCGCTTCGGCTCGCGGACGAGCGGCGGCGCAAGGCCGCCATGGCGGGGGACGACCACCTCAAGGTCCTCGTCGTGGACGACTCCCCCCTGGTGTGCAAGGCCATGCGGAAGATCCTCGAGGAGGGACTCAACGTGGAGGTGGTGGCGGAGGCCAACAACGGCCGGGCCGCCCTCGAGATGATCGAGCAGCACCGGCCGGACCTCTTGACCCTCGACGTCAACATGCCGGTGATGGGGGGCGACGTGGCCCTCATGCACATCATGATCCGCTCCCCGGCACCGGTGGTCCTGGTGAGCGGCCTCGACGCCCGGGGGGCCGCCCGGGTCATGGAGTTTCTCCGGCTCGGGGCCGTGGACTTCGTCCCGAAGCCCGAGCAGGCCTCCGAGTGGCAGCGGGTGGCGGGCCGGCTCAACCGGAGCCTGAACTACGCCAAGCAGTTCTCCGTGCACTGCGTGCGGCGGGCCCGGAGCCCGAAGAAGGTCACCGAGAAGGCCCGGCCCGGGATGCCGGCCCGGCGCCTGGCCGTGGTCATCGGCGGCATCGGGGGGCTCCTCGAGGCGCAGAAGATCCTGCCGGCCCTCCCGGCGCTCCAGTCCACGTCGGTGCTGGTGGTCCAAGACATGATCGCCGACCTGGTGCCCCACATGTCGGCCTACATCGACAAGTTCAGCGCCCTGGCGGTCTCGCCCCTCCAGTCGGGGGCCCCGCTCCTGTCGTCCCAGTGTTGGCTGGCCAACTGGGACGCGGCCTGGGAGGTGGTGGCCGACGCCGACGGGGCGGCCATCCGGCGGGAGGAGGACGGCGGGGAAGGACTGGACGCCGGGCGGCTGCTGCGGTCGGCGGCGGAGGCCTTCGGCGCCAGCCTCCTCGTTGTGGTGCTCAGCGGCACCGACCTCGACCTCGAGGACGGCCTCCAGTCGGTGGTCAAGAAGGGGGGGCGGATCCTCCTCCAGGATCCCGCCGGCTGCCTCATGCCGGGGCCGGTGGAGAACCTGCGGGAGCTGGAGCTCGAGGACGGCGTCATCGAGCCGGAGAAGGTGCCCGAGACCCTGGCGGAGTGGGATCGCGGCGGCTGA
- a CDS encoding response regulator — protein sequence MARILIVDDSSFMRKRIGQAVERAGHEVVGLARDGQEGVDLYRRLRPDCVVMDVTMQGMDGLSAARIIREEDRGARIVFMSLLKDDNVVGEALSLGAEAFLGKDEYDRLLEILGGSG from the coding sequence GTGGCCCGGATACTCATCGTGGACGATTCCAGCTTCATGCGAAAGCGGATTGGACAGGCCGTGGAACGGGCGGGGCACGAGGTGGTGGGCCTGGCCCGGGACGGGCAGGAAGGCGTGGATCTCTACCGCCGCCTGAGGCCGGATTGCGTGGTGATGGACGTCACCATGCAAGGGATGGACGGGCTCAGTGCCGCCCGGATCATCCGCGAGGAGGACCGGGGTGCCCGGATCGTCTTCATGAGCCTCCTCAAGGACGACAACGTAGTGGGCGAGGCCCTGTCCCTCGGGGCGGAGGCCTTTCTGGGAAAGGACGAGTACGACCGGCTGCTGGAGATCCTCGGCGGTTCGGGATGA
- a CDS encoding chemotaxis protein CheA has protein sequence MSEVDQEMLQDFVIEAEENLGEIEPNLLQLEQDPGNMDLLNACFRNMHSVKGAAGYMGFQKISTLAHRMENLFDRVRQGEMSLGEQAMGAVFQGVDRLRSLVSEVAEQQQETGEIEDMLALLDAAMEAAAAPAPPAGGPAPEAAGGAGPAPDFEEEEGDDQELLAIYAEEIQSQLKRFDGALGQDPVDAKLAASAIEEMQRATHYVGLEEVLEGLEKAAGRVAELGEGGDAAAWASVREEVQAALAPVAEFLQAAGAPEEKPELPVAEEDRELYEIFLEFVKELAPPLANVPDEPDEEWLTTCKDVIGRLRSSAHYMDYREVVALLDEWEERMAEALSRVSEHAPFDAGYLRELWARFVDLLPGLDIGVAPGPAAAAPAPEPAEAPAAEENPADVLEAALDQLFEQEGLLGNGEAAAAGGGMELDLGGALEEGAGAGEAPPPPPGPKPPAAEGGAPKPPPAGAAGPKPPLGDLGAGDEVKVVADTGAGSALGKVVTQTVRIDLDKVEQLLNEVGGLVVLRSSLNQLADEMKGLYHQWLETRKWRAEELRPYKDIMFRVSEQTGSLDRVVRQVQDSVMRLRMLPVNHLFSRYPRLVRDLARKLGKKVELIVAGAETALDKQVIEQMADPMLHIIRNALDHGIESPEERKKAGKPEVGRLRLAAAQEGNHVVIRVADDGKGLNRDILLEKAVAKGLVRQEEVQGMSDEQVWDIIFLPGFSTAAGVSETSGRGVGMDVVRRNVEKLGGTIQVNSVPGYGTEFELRIPLTLAIIHVLLVRVGHQKLAVPLASVQETLRLKATETSTLEGFEIMALRQKTLPLIRLNKVFRGTGSDLDPDRFFVVVVRQGEIEAALAVDGLVGQQEVVIKPLPDYLTDQPGFAGATLLGDGSIALILDIPVVLDRAKSFIHRQQQILEQAALGLGEAGNLLH, from the coding sequence ATGAGCGAAGTCGACCAGGAAATGTTGCAGGATTTCGTCATCGAGGCGGAGGAGAACCTCGGCGAAATCGAGCCCAACCTGCTCCAGCTGGAACAAGATCCCGGCAACATGGACCTCCTGAACGCGTGTTTCCGGAACATGCACAGCGTCAAGGGGGCCGCCGGCTACATGGGCTTCCAGAAGATATCGACCCTGGCGCACCGTATGGAGAACCTCTTCGACCGGGTGCGGCAGGGCGAGATGAGTTTGGGCGAGCAGGCCATGGGGGCGGTCTTCCAGGGGGTGGACCGCCTCCGGAGCCTCGTCTCCGAGGTGGCCGAGCAGCAGCAGGAGACGGGGGAGATCGAGGACATGCTGGCCCTCCTGGACGCCGCCATGGAAGCGGCGGCGGCCCCGGCGCCGCCGGCGGGCGGCCCCGCGCCGGAGGCGGCCGGCGGGGCCGGCCCGGCCCCGGACTTCGAAGAAGAGGAAGGGGACGACCAGGAGCTCCTGGCCATCTACGCCGAGGAGATCCAGAGCCAGCTCAAGCGGTTCGACGGGGCCCTCGGCCAGGATCCCGTGGACGCCAAGCTGGCGGCCAGCGCCATCGAGGAGATGCAGCGGGCCACCCACTACGTCGGCCTCGAGGAGGTGCTGGAGGGGCTCGAGAAGGCGGCCGGCCGCGTGGCCGAGCTCGGCGAGGGCGGCGACGCCGCCGCCTGGGCGTCGGTCCGCGAGGAGGTCCAGGCGGCCCTGGCCCCGGTGGCCGAATTCCTCCAGGCGGCCGGGGCCCCCGAGGAGAAGCCGGAACTCCCGGTGGCCGAGGAGGACCGGGAGCTCTACGAGATCTTCCTCGAGTTCGTCAAGGAACTGGCCCCCCCGCTGGCCAACGTCCCCGACGAGCCCGACGAGGAATGGCTCACCACCTGCAAGGACGTGATCGGGCGGCTGCGCTCGTCCGCCCACTACATGGACTACCGGGAGGTCGTGGCCCTGCTGGACGAGTGGGAGGAAAGGATGGCCGAGGCCCTTTCCCGGGTCAGCGAGCACGCCCCCTTCGATGCAGGGTATCTCCGGGAGCTCTGGGCGCGGTTCGTCGATCTCCTGCCCGGTCTCGACATCGGCGTTGCGCCGGGGCCGGCCGCGGCCGCGCCGGCCCCGGAACCGGCCGAGGCCCCCGCCGCCGAAGAGAACCCGGCGGACGTCCTGGAGGCGGCCCTGGACCAGCTCTTCGAGCAGGAGGGCCTGCTCGGGAACGGGGAAGCGGCCGCGGCCGGCGGGGGCATGGAACTCGACCTCGGCGGGGCGCTGGAAGAGGGCGCGGGCGCCGGCGAGGCCCCGCCGCCTCCCCCGGGCCCGAAGCCCCCGGCGGCCGAGGGGGGCGCCCCGAAGCCGCCCCCGGCGGGTGCCGCCGGTCCGAAGCCCCCGCTGGGCGATCTGGGGGCCGGAGACGAGGTCAAGGTGGTGGCGGACACCGGGGCGGGCAGCGCCCTCGGCAAGGTGGTCACCCAGACGGTCCGCATCGACCTCGACAAGGTGGAGCAGCTGCTCAACGAGGTGGGGGGGCTCGTGGTTCTGCGTTCCAGCCTGAACCAGCTGGCCGACGAGATGAAGGGCCTCTATCACCAGTGGCTGGAGACCCGGAAGTGGCGGGCCGAGGAGCTTCGCCCCTACAAGGACATCATGTTCCGGGTGAGCGAGCAGACCGGTTCCCTCGACCGGGTGGTGCGCCAGGTGCAGGACAGCGTGATGCGGCTTCGGATGCTGCCGGTCAATCACCTCTTCAGCCGCTATCCGCGCCTGGTCAGGGACCTGGCCCGGAAGCTGGGCAAGAAGGTGGAACTCATCGTGGCGGGCGCCGAGACGGCCCTCGACAAGCAGGTCATCGAGCAGATGGCCGATCCTATGCTCCACATCATCCGCAACGCCCTGGACCACGGCATCGAGTCCCCCGAGGAGCGGAAGAAGGCCGGCAAGCCCGAGGTCGGGCGGTTGCGGCTCGCGGCCGCCCAGGAGGGCAACCACGTGGTGATCCGGGTGGCCGACGACGGCAAGGGCCTCAACCGCGACATCCTCCTGGAAAAGGCCGTGGCCAAGGGGCTCGTCCGGCAGGAGGAGGTCCAGGGCATGAGCGACGAGCAGGTGTGGGACATCATCTTCCTGCCGGGGTTCTCCACGGCGGCGGGGGTTTCCGAGACCTCCGGCCGCGGCGTGGGCATGGACGTGGTCCGGCGCAACGTGGAGAAGCTCGGCGGCACCATCCAGGTGAACTCCGTCCCCGGCTACGGCACCGAGTTCGAGCTGCGGATCCCCCTCACCTTGGCCATCATCCACGTGCTGCTCGTCCGGGTGGGCCACCAGAAGCTGGCGGTGCCGCTGGCCTCCGTCCAGGAGACCCTCCGCCTCAAGGCCACGGAGACCAGCACCCTGGAGGGGTTCGAGATCATGGCGCTGCGGCAGAAGACCCTGCCGCTCATCCGGCTGAACAAGGTCTTCCGCGGGACGGGCTCCGACCTCGACCCCGACCGGTTCTTCGTGGTGGTGGTGCGCCAGGGGGAGATCGAGGCGGCGCTGGCCGTGGACGGCCTCGTGGGCCAGCAGGAGGTGGTCATCAAGCCGCTTCCGGACTATCTCACCGACCAGCCGGGGTTCGCCGGGGCGACGCTGCTCGGCGACGGCTCCATCGCCTTGATCCTGGACATCCCGGTGGTGCTGGATCGGGCCAAGAGCTTCATCCACCGGCAACAGCAGATCCTCGAGCAGGCCGCCCTGGGGCTCGGGGAGGCCGGGAACCTCCTCCACTGA
- a CDS encoding universal stress protein yields the protein MKILVPFDGSPAALKAAAQALDLAADGGEVTLLTAIPDLLLPELDEELRGEMSTHLVTEARRQMDPVAREAEARGIAVRARTAFGHPPDVILDATRSEAYDLVVMGCRGRHGIAKVLLGSVSYQVSRLAPCSVLIVR from the coding sequence ATGAAGATCCTCGTCCCCTTCGACGGCTCGCCCGCCGCCCTCAAGGCCGCGGCCCAGGCCCTCGACCTCGCCGCGGACGGCGGCGAGGTGACCCTCCTCACGGCCATCCCGGACCTCCTCCTGCCCGAGCTGGACGAAGAACTTCGCGGCGAGATGAGCACCCACCTGGTGACCGAGGCCAGGCGCCAGATGGACCCCGTGGCCCGGGAGGCCGAGGCCCGGGGCATCGCGGTCCGGGCCCGGACCGCCTTCGGTCACCCCCCCGACGTGATCCTCGACGCCACCCGCTCGGAGGCCTACGACCTCGTGGTGATGGGGTGCCGGGGGCGGCACGGCATCGCCAAGGTGCTCCTCGGCAGCGTCTCCTACCAGGTCTCCCGGCTGGCGCCGTGCAGTGTGCTGATCGTCCGGTGA
- the dsrA gene encoding dissimilatory-type sulfite reductase subunit alpha, whose translation MADVKKHNTPMVDELKGGSWPSFVDDIEQKGLKGKQECLDLLGQLELSYEHKETHWKHGGIVGVFGYGGGVIGRYSDVPEKFPSIAHFHTIRLNQPSSKFYNSDFLRKMCDMWDHRGSGMTNLHGSTGDIVLLGTKTDELEPIFYDCTHQLGADLGGSGSNLRTPSCCVGKARCEYSCLDTQDICNDLTQTYQDELHRPAFPYKFKFKVSGCPNDCVAAIARSDCAIIGTWKDDIRIDQAAVQAYIGGELKPNAGAHSDRDWGPFDIQKEVIDLCPTNCMWMEGKELKIDNRECTRCMHCINVMPAALRPGVETGATILVGAKAPILEGAQLATLAIPFIRMESPYDELKDFVEKVWDWWMEEGKNRERFGELIQRQSIQEFLRRTGLKPIPQMVKEPRSNPYVFWSADEVEGGWERDVKAFRARHAA comes from the coding sequence ATGGCAGACGTGAAGAAACACAATACCCCCATGGTCGACGAGCTCAAGGGCGGCTCCTGGCCCAGCTTCGTCGATGACATCGAGCAGAAGGGGCTGAAGGGCAAGCAGGAGTGCCTCGACCTTCTCGGCCAGCTGGAGCTGTCCTACGAGCACAAGGAGACCCACTGGAAGCACGGCGGCATCGTGGGCGTCTTCGGTTACGGCGGCGGCGTCATCGGCCGGTACTCCGATGTGCCGGAGAAGTTCCCCAGCATCGCCCACTTCCACACCATCCGCCTGAACCAGCCCTCCAGCAAGTTCTACAACTCCGACTTCCTCCGCAAGATGTGCGACATGTGGGACCACCGCGGCAGCGGCATGACCAACCTCCACGGTTCCACCGGCGACATCGTGCTGCTGGGCACCAAGACGGACGAGCTCGAGCCCATCTTCTACGACTGCACCCACCAGCTCGGGGCGGATCTCGGCGGTTCCGGCTCGAACCTGCGGACGCCTTCCTGCTGCGTGGGCAAGGCCCGCTGCGAGTACTCCTGCCTGGACACCCAGGACATCTGCAACGACCTCACCCAGACCTACCAGGACGAGCTGCACCGGCCGGCCTTCCCCTACAAGTTCAAGTTCAAGGTCTCCGGGTGCCCCAACGACTGCGTGGCGGCCATCGCCCGTTCCGACTGCGCCATAATCGGCACATGGAAGGATGACATCCGCATCGACCAGGCGGCCGTCCAGGCCTACATCGGCGGGGAGCTCAAGCCCAACGCCGGCGCCCACAGCGACCGCGACTGGGGTCCCTTCGACATCCAGAAGGAGGTCATCGACCTCTGCCCCACCAACTGCATGTGGATGGAGGGCAAGGAGCTCAAGATCGACAACCGCGAGTGCACCCGCTGCATGCACTGCATCAACGTCATGCCCGCGGCCCTGCGGCCGGGCGTCGAGACCGGCGCCACCATCCTCGTGGGCGCCAAGGCCCCGATCCTCGAGGGGGCCCAGCTGGCCACCCTGGCCATCCCCTTCATCCGGATGGAGTCCCCCTACGACGAGCTCAAGGACTTCGTCGAGAAGGTCTGGGACTGGTGGATGGAAGAGGGCAAGAACCGGGAGCGCTTCGGCGAGCTCATCCAGCGGCAGAGCATCCAGGAGTTCCTCCGCCGGACCGGCCTGAAGCCCATTCCGCAGATGGTCAAGGAGCCCCGCTCCAACCCCTACGTCTTCTGGAGCGCCGACGAGGTGGAAGGCGGCTGGGAGCGCGACGTGAAGGCCTTCCGCGCGCGGCACGCGGCATAA
- the dsrB gene encoding dissimilatory-type sulfite reductase subunit beta has product MANRITDIGPPHYEQFFPPVIKKNYGKWKSHEIVQPGVIKYTSETGDVCYAVRVGSARLITTDLIREIAEIADKYCEGYCRWTTRNNVEFHVTDEATLRALLDDLKGRKFPGGSYKFPVGGTGASVTNIVHTQGWVHCHTPAIDASGVVKAVMDDLFDYFGSHKLPAQVRIALACCLNMCGAVHCSDIAILGIHRKPPLVEDERITGVCEIPLAVAACPLGAIKPATVEVGGEQKKTVRVNQDRCMFCGNCYTMCPAMPLADGEGDGIAILVGGKISNRVSAPKFSKLVIPYIPNEPPRWPTAVKTVRRILETYAANADKYERLGEWAERIGWERFFEKCDIPFTEKSIDDYRLAYTTYHTTTQFKWSVHTDNL; this is encoded by the coding sequence ATGGCCAACCGGATCACCGACATCGGGCCCCCGCACTACGAGCAGTTCTTCCCGCCGGTCATCAAGAAGAACTACGGCAAGTGGAAGAGCCACGAGATCGTCCAGCCGGGCGTCATCAAGTACACCAGCGAGACGGGCGACGTCTGCTACGCGGTCCGCGTGGGCTCGGCCCGCCTCATCACCACGGACCTCATCCGCGAGATCGCCGAGATCGCCGACAAGTACTGTGAAGGCTACTGTCGCTGGACCACCCGGAACAACGTGGAGTTCCACGTGACCGACGAGGCCACCCTCCGGGCCCTCCTGGACGACCTGAAGGGCCGCAAGTTCCCCGGCGGCTCCTACAAGTTCCCCGTGGGCGGCACCGGCGCCTCGGTCACCAACATCGTCCACACCCAGGGCTGGGTCCACTGCCACACCCCGGCCATCGACGCCTCGGGCGTGGTGAAGGCCGTCATGGACGACCTCTTCGACTACTTCGGCAGCCACAAGCTGCCGGCCCAGGTGCGCATCGCCCTGGCCTGCTGCCTCAACATGTGCGGCGCGGTGCATTGCTCCGACATCGCCATCCTGGGCATCCACCGCAAGCCCCCCCTGGTCGAGGACGAGCGGATCACCGGTGTCTGCGAGATCCCGCTGGCGGTCGCGGCCTGTCCGCTGGGCGCCATCAAGCCCGCCACCGTGGAGGTGGGCGGCGAGCAGAAGAAGACGGTCCGCGTCAACCAGGACCGGTGCATGTTCTGCGGCAACTGCTACACCATGTGCCCGGCCATGCCCCTGGCCGACGGCGAGGGCGACGGGATCGCCATCCTGGTGGGCGGCAAGATCTCCAACCGCGTGAGCGCCCCCAAGTTCTCGAAGCTGGTCATCCCCTACATCCCCAACGAGCCGCCGCGGTGGCCCACGGCCGTGAAGACGGTCCGCCGGATCCTCGAGACCTACGCCGCCAATGCCGACAAGTACGAGCGGCTCGGCGAGTGGGCGGAGCGCATCGGCTGGGAGCGCTTCTTCGAGAAGTGCGACATCCCGTTCACCGAAAAGTCCATCGACGACTACCGCTTGGCCTACACCACGTATCACACCACCACGCAGTTCAAGTGGAGCGTCCACACCGACAACCTTTGA
- a CDS encoding dissimilatory sulfite reductase D family protein: MAADKEELKQKILEFATKKAKHKSKMYIKDLYKADPDASPRAVKNAANELVREGKLEFFSSGSTVMYGVPGFGKPLEEGEGE, translated from the coding sequence ATGGCCGCAGACAAGGAAGAACTGAAGCAGAAGATCCTGGAATTCGCCACCAAGAAGGCCAAGCACAAGTCCAAGATGTACATCAAGGACTTGTACAAGGCCGACCCCGACGCCTCGCCGCGGGCGGTCAAGAACGCCGCCAACGAGCTGGTGCGGGAGGGGAAACTCGAGTTCTTCTCCTCCGGGAGCACCGTTATGTACGGGGTCCCCGGCTTCGGGAAGCCGCTCGAGGAGGGCGAGGGCGAATAG